In Onychostoma macrolepis isolate SWU-2019 chromosome 14, ASM1243209v1, whole genome shotgun sequence, a single window of DNA contains:
- the LOC131553132 gene encoding protocadherin gamma-A11-like encodes MDFRGIGVTAEMFGLLFLVLMAHTAYGDVSYSFPEEMKRGSVIGNIAKDLGLDVNRLSSRKARIDIEGNKKRYCDINLNTGELIVAERIDREGLCNEKMYCALNFELVLEHPLAIHRVTIQIQDINDNTPAFPKDTVKLEISENAVKGARFRVNEAHDADIGQNKVQSYSIERNDNFLISVSTKADGGKNIELVLERELDREQQKELTLILTAVDGGTPPRSGTVAIHVTVLDANDNAPVFSQAVYKVSLPENAPVDTVVVTVSATDADEGQNGEVTYEFSRISETAKELFTLNENSGEIKVKGPIDFEEEVKYEMLIEGKDGSGLSSDTKVIIEITDVNDNAPIIVIKSLDSPVLENALPGTEVGILNVQDRDSENNGQVRCSIQQNVPFKLVPSIKNYYSLVTTGELDRELLSDYNITITATDEGSPPLSSTKNIHLTVADVNDNPPVFQEQSYRAHVQENNKPGSSICSVSATDPDWRQNGTVVYSLLSSDVNGAPLSSFLSINGDTGVIHAVRSFDYEQLKSFKVLVLARDNGSPPLSSNVTVSVFITDENDNSSDIIPSPEGNSFMTEMVPNAAQASSLVSKVIAVDADSGQNAWLSYHIIKATDPGLFTIGVHSGEIRTQRDISESDSMKQNLIVSVRDNGQPSLSATCALYLLISDNLAEVPELKDMSRDESSSKLTFYLIIALVSVSTFFLTFIIIILAVRFCRRRKPRLLFDGAVAIPSAYLPPNYAEVEGAGTLRSTYNYDAYLTTGSRTSDFKFIRSYNEGTLTADLTLKKTQSAVEDLEGLDAEMSDSFQSSENIAADSCFAE; translated from the exons ATGGATTTTAGAGGCATCGGTGTTACTGCTGAGATGTTTGGTCTTTTGTTCCTCGTGCTGATGGCGCACACCGCTTATGGAGACGTGAGCTATTCTTTTCCGGAGGAGATGAAACGCGGATCTGTGATTGGAAATATAGCAAAGGATCTCGGACTCGATGTGAACAGACTGTCATCTCGTAAGGCTCGCATTGATATTGAAGGTAACAAAAAACGATACTGTGACATTAATCTGAATACTGGAGAACTGATCGTAGCGGAGAGAATCGACAGAGAGGGACTATGCAATGAAAAAATGTACTGTGCTCTTAATTTCGAATTAGTTCTAGAACACCCATTGGCCATACATCGTGTGACAATACAAATACAAGATATTAATGACAACACACCAGCATTTCCTAAAGATACAGTAAAGCTTGAGATAAGCGAGAATGCTGTGAAAGGAGCTCGGTTCCGCGTGAATGAGGCTCATGATGCGGACATAGGACAGAATAAAGTACAAAGCTATTCTATTGAAAGGAATGATAATTTTCTTATATCTGTAAGTACAAAGGCGGATGGTGGCAAAAATATTGAGTTAGTGTTAGAAAGAGAGTTGGATCGCGAGCAGCAGAAAGAGCTAACATTAATTCTCACTGCGGTAGACGGCGGGACTCCACCGAGATCAGGTACTGTAGCCATACACGTCACTGTGCTGGATGCTAATGATAATGCTCCAGTCTTTAGTCAGGCCGTCTATAAAGTCAGTCTGCCTGAAAATGCTCCTGTAGATACTGTAGTGGTGACAGTGAGCGCTACTGATGCTGACGAGGGACAAAATGGAGAAGTGACATATGAATTTAGTCGTATTTCCGAAACTGCGAAAGAATTATTTACTCTGAATGAGAATAGTGGAGAGATTAAAGTTAAAGGCCCCATTGATTTTGAGGAGGAAGTCAAATATGAGATGCTAATTGAGGGAAAGGATGGCTCTGGTCTTTCTTCGGACACTAAAGTAATTATAGAAATTACAGATGTTAATGACAATGCCCCCATTATAGTGATTAAGTCTTTAGATAGCCCTGTTCTTGAGAATGCGTTACCCGGTACAGAGGTTGGCATCCTTAATGTGCAAGACAGAGACTCTGAGAATAACGGACAGGTGCGCTGCTCCATTCAGCAAAACGTCCCGTTTAAACTCGTACCTTCAATCAAAAATTACTATTCTCTGGTGACCACAGGTGAATTAGACCGCGAGCTGCTCTctgattataatattacaattactgCTACTGATGAGGGCTCTCCGCCTTTATCTTCCACTAAGAATATTCACCTGACTGTAGCTGACGTGAATGATAATCCACCTGTATTTCAGGAGCAGAGTTACAGAGCTCATGtgcaagaaaataacaaacCGGGCTCCTCTATTTGTTCAGTATCAGCTACAGACCCGGACTGGAGACAGAATGGCACTGTAGTTTATTCTCTGTTGTCCTCTGATGTCAATGGCGCACCGTTGTCCTCCTTTCTATCCATTAACGGAGACACCGGGGTCATTCATGCCGTGAGGTCGTTTGATTACGAACAGTTGAAAAGTTTCAAAGTGCTGGTGTTAGCCAGAGACAACGGTTCTCCTCCTCTGAGCAGTAACGTGACCGTGAGTGTCTTCATAACGGATGAGAATGACAACTCCTCAGATATTATACCCTCTCCGGAAGGAAACTCCTTCATGACCGAGATGGTACCCAACGCTGCGCAGGCGAGCTCCCTGGTCTCCAAGGTGATCGCCGTGGACGCGGATTCTGGCCAGAACGCGTGGCTCTCGTATCACATTATTAAAGCTACAGATCCGGGACTTTTCACTATCGGTGTCCACAGCGGAGAGATCAGGACGCAGCGGGACATTTCTGAATCTGACAGCATGAAACAGAACCTCATTGTGTCCGTGAGAGATAACGGACAGCCCTCTCTCTCAGCCACGTGCGCATTGTATTTACTTATATCAGATAACTTGGCTGAAGTTCCAGAACTGAAAGACATGTCTCGAGACGAGAGCAGCTCCAAACTGACGTTTTATTTGATCATCGCACTGGTGTCCGTTTCCACTTTCTTCTtgaccttcatcatcatcatcctggCCGTGAGGTTTTGTCGCAGGAGAAAGCCCAGACTGTTGTTTGATGGAGCTGTAGCCATTCCCAGCGCGTATCTGCCTCCAAATTACGCAGAAGTGGAGGGCGCGGGAACTCTCCGAAGCACTTACAATTATGACGCATACCTGACCACGGGCTCGCGCACTAGTGACTTCAAGTTCATCAGATCTTATAATGAGGGCACGCTGACTGCTGACCTGACTCTGAAAAAGACTCAGTCCGCTGTGGAGGATCTTGAAGGGCTTGATGCGGAAATGAGCGATTCGTTTCAG TCTTCAGAGAATATTGCTGCTGACTCCTGTTTTGCTGAATGA